The Theobroma cacao cultivar B97-61/B2 chromosome 2, Criollo_cocoa_genome_V2, whole genome shotgun sequence genome includes the window gtccacagaacccgcccactgcaataagttaaacccaccatacaataaaatttgcaatagcatgagatgataattattttattttacagcctctcaagaaaaatcaacagttcatacattttcagcacatttaccaattcaaccattcatgccaatattatcataagccattcaactcaaaccatgatttataacacaacaattagtctccaattactccattttcaaaaccatcattcaattttaagacaattttataaaatcatttcatttaatcacattttgcttataaaacataaagatttaccatttaaactcattttccataaaatcacaaaatcgaataaaaattcacttcagataatcaagatgatgataaggttactcactgtatcAGGAGTTTGAAATATTTCTATTCTCAGTCCTCTAACACAAcatctttacccttgttagagggctcactaCCTATATACAATACACGacacataattcaatatactgtgtcataccattataaatctatttcaggctctttactaatgcatgaaatgggatgtgaaacgcttaggtaactatctaaatacggtgttcaatataagtaattgtgtacctaaataaaatggtattggcctaattcgatctatcacccgattaattggccaatacgtccaattcaactccaaataattccatttttctcccaatactccaaatcatcaaacacaaattaaataacttgaaatatgacaaaatcatcctcacattttctcttggaaaatttggccaTGGAGGGGTCactaacaatataatttttcaagcttgattctcacaccataaatcactaattcctaaccaaatcacttgaaataaaatcaaaatcatcatcaatattccacatggagaattcggccaatgagggttatggaagaacatgaatttttcttgcttgattttcatgctacacatcaccaatcaactaaaaatactagatatcttaaaatctaaccaaaacaaccatcaaaatctctctctaagtgttcgaCCAGCCagatacccatcatgaaatcatgtgattcaaccatggaaaatgcaaaagaatgtatggcaaaggtagatcacaagtcaaaatcaagaaattttacctttgattgcttgattacttgaaatccaccaattttctcttgaattttcactctagggtttttgttctttcttttcttcctttgttcttactttggccggccataatgaagagaaatgggctggttttgtgctaatttataaggaaaataataaagaaataaaagcttgacacttgtcaccttaccattggtccttttttaaattcttaactattaagctttctttctccaccacataaaatatttcaattatccataataataatgggtgaaattcatgtgctggataagtgttgggtggtgtaaaattacaattttgctcatgaggtggcaaaatgactattttacctttatcctcgaaaaaataccgaaattaaaatttttcacctctcaaactcaaattatgttccaaatgatcaatcttagtcaaaaatttcatccaacatttcgattttaacctcaggtggcacaatgaccattttgccactacgttatgaaaattttaatttgactctaaatcggtcctcgaactccaaatcactattttaagtcattatgggattttaaatttctcaatttcattttaaaatctctatttggattaatttgaggcttaattcaacttaattgtaccatttggtacattaccgtcctttaacaattttcgaggtacccaagtaagcaaacatgcattcttatgtaagaatggcaaaataaacatattgtagagctgggcttgacaccTAATCCTACAAAAGGTATGTTGTAGAGATTACGCTTGATCTTGTAAAAGACATGTTGTAAAGGTTACGCCTGATCTTATTGAAAAGGTAAGCTGATAGTGGATTTAAACTCCTTGTGTTATCAAGGAAGAGGACGTGGGCATTGGAAGGCCGAACATCTATAAAAATCTTACTGaatcctttctttctttaatgcTCTTTGCTTATTTAGTTTATGctctattttatatatttattctaTCATAgttgaattgatttttcaaaaataggGAATTTTTACTTAACAACCAATGCACCCCTTCCCTCTTGGTAGTTTTActttaacttattttttttaacaaattattaatattttaaattaattaaaaattattaatatttaaaaaataaaaaaaataaattttaattatatattataaaaaaaatatctaaaatttaaaaattaattaaaattattaatatttgaaacataataaatttaaattataaataaatattgatatttgaaaatattaatgattaaattatgaataaaatattaatatttaaacgataaattattaatgttttaaattaattataaattattaatattttaaaaaataaaaataaataatcatatattacaataaagagtatttttgttttttatcctattttttcttgttattccaaaattatttttaccaaTCAAACATTGTAATAAGTCGCAATAGCAATTCCTACCTTATTCCATTATGTGAACCAAATTACATAATAACATTTTCATTATAGTCCTACCTTATCAATTCTCACAaaatacttattttatttcgaGAATCAAATGTATCATTAGATTAGAAAATTAGGTGTCCAAACATAAAGAGGACCTTTGTAACATGCTTGTAGTACAATTACGACAACTCGGATAGAAATGAAATTCCTATGTGTAATAAATGTCTGCAAACAGCGCTGAATACACTTTGCAACAATATACAAAACCTTAGCTTTGAAGATGATTATTGCAGTTGGAGACCTGTTGTTGCTGAGAGAAGTTGTCACCTTTGAGGAGACCTCACCATCAAAGAGCTCTGGTTTCTTATCTGATGTTATTTATACTTCGAACTGCTCCACAACACCACTACTGTTGAACATGTCAAGTAAGCCTATTGGTGCAAAGGAAATGTCCGTGATATTTTCCTTGACTGGATAGAAGTGGAATAGTTCATACTCAAGAACCTTGAGCATTAGTGGCATTGAAGCACTTTTTGGTTGCTAATCTATTAACAAAGATCCAACTACCTTTTGTTGACAAAGAGCATAGCCACACCTTGATAAAACAGTGATGATGTGGTCAACCTTGGACATGTGGCTCTTCAATGGTGGAAGGACCACGCTAGTTGACTAAGTGTGTGATGTGTAGTGGGTGTGTCTTAGTGTCTTCTCACGTCCTACTCTTTCTTTGGCTAAGGAATTTGCCAAGCAACCGACCATTGTTGTCGCTAGCAACGAACAAGAAGAGCCAAAGGTGGCAAACAAGTGCTTTTAGAAAGGGAGAGACattgaaagagaagaaacggttttagggaaaaaagaaatgaaaatcaaaagtGTTAATGAGGTGGGTTCGAttatgtataataattttaaagctaataaAAAGCCTTACTAACCCCTCTCCCCTCTGCCTCTGACTGCAACCATTGCTCCATCACCACAACTACCACCTATCAATGATGAGGAGGCATGACTTTTATGGGATTTCTTTATTTGAGCTTGTTATTTTAGTTCCCTTAATTCCCCCGAGCTCTAAGATGAAAATGTTGATTGACAAATGTCATGTTTTGGTTCCATGAAttaaaactttcaaaattataacttacCTTAATTGTTTCATGTCCTTGTAATAAGGGTATAAGTTTTCTAAAAGATGAAATTGGTGGTTTCATCATTATAGTAACAAAAGATTCATATTTAGAACCAAGTCTCGAAGTAAGTGAAAAACTTTGGTTTGATCACTTTATAAATTTGTCAATGGTAGCAAGGTCATGGTAGATGCTTTTGAATTCCCAGATATACTCAAAAATTGATAGATTGTCCTTTCGATGAGTTTAAAGAGTTTGTAGAAGATAAAACTCTTCTCTTGAGACCTTTGAGCAAAAGTGTCAACGAGTGTTTTCCAAACATTAGATGAAGTTTCAAGCCCAACAACAATCTAATTACCTCTTTTATTAAGGTCCCAATGATCCATCCTCGAAACAGAGCATTAGATTTCTTCCAAACCAAATATGTAGGGTTTATCttaagaatttgagatgaagTGGAAATTGTCTGATCAGGCATAGGGTTTTAACCATCAATGAAGCCTAGCATGTCTCGACTCTTAATAAAACTTATGATTTGAGTTTTCCACAGTAAAAAATTAGTCTAATTCAGATGAATTGAGACAAAATTTCACACATTAAGGGTTAAAGGTATAGGTATCATAAGGATGCCATTAAGtttgaagaaaataagaatattagacttaataaaatataaatacgATTAGAAAGCAAGTAGAATGGgaagaattaagaaaaatcaGATAGAGAGTtattttggaaatatatatattaatgtaGGTTAAGGTTTAATATTGAGATATGTAGAAGTAATTTTGGTAtaagaaataacaaaaacaacaaatagagaagatagttttttttttctaatgaaaagaaatagtTGTTGGTGGGTttctaaaagaaaaggaaatgaagGTTTTGTCTTCACGAAAGAATGTTGATTGCTTGCGAAAAGGTGAATGGCCTTAGGAAAATAGAGAGTGTTAATCAAATTTGACTTTTAGACTAATGTTAGCTTTAGTAGCTTTAAGAAATgattatagttttgaaataacaaaaatgataaaaattgcTTCAATGATCTTTCAACTTGTTTGAATGATCCTCGAActtgtttgaatgattttgcATTTGTTTGGGTGATCcttgaacttgtttgaatGTGTTTTTGAACTTACTTTATGAATGTTAAAAACTTTCATACATTTGCTTTTGAAGTGCTCTAGTGTTTCCATGTGAAAAATTATCAAGATTATTTGGATGATCTTTAAACCTTTTTGACTTATTTTTGAAGTTGTTTGAATGAGTTtttgaacttgtttgaatagtttttaaacttatttaaataagttttgaagatCCTAAGTGTTTCCAtgtaaaaagttttaaaattgcttgaataagttttgaaattacttgaataatttttgaacttgtttgaatagtttttaaacttgtttaaattagttataaaTCTCTCTAGCATTTAGATTTAAAATGTCCAAGTATTTAGCATAACATTgggtttaaaaaattttttttctatattttaagctacaagtatcgatactttagTCAAAAgtattgatatattttaaataaaatggttCTACCCAAAATGTATAGATACATTttcaaaatgtatcgatatagttcaaaatatattgatacattttgaTACATTccaatatataaatatattgatacattccaaaatgtatcaatacatttggtCTAGAATTAGCCATTACACAcgaaaatcaaaagaaaaacagcTAGTTTCTTGACCAAACCTTTTTAAACGGCTTTAAAGCTTTTCCAACTATAAAAAGGACTTCTCCGATACATTTACTAGGTTAAAAGAGTGGATAAAAACATCATCTGATCAATAATCAAATCTtatgaggaaaaagaaagagaaaccaAACTAAAGCAAGCAAAACACATTTTTCCACTTAGCTTTTAAGCTATCTTTgagtttcaaattttttgtgcTACCACTCTTATTCTTTGTATTCATCATACTCTATCTTCCTTGTACTTACTTAGCAAAACCCACCTTCTAAAGCTATATTAGCTTCAATCTtgtaagagagaaaaaggttATACCTTAGCCTAGTATTTAGAGGTTGTGCTTAATCCTTGAAAGGCATAAATGTTATACCTTAGTCTTTAAAAAGTAGTGTGTAAAGGTTGTGCTTGaactttaaaaaaacaatGGTTATGCTTGATCCTTGAAAAGGCAATAGTTATGCTTGGACATTTAAAAGGCATTGTATTGAATTCATTCAATAGTGGATTAAACTCCTTAGCTTGCTAAGGGAAAGGACGTATGCACCAAGGAAAGGTTGAACCTCAATATATACCTTGtgcattttctctttattcttCACTATTTACATTTGTGCATTTCACTTTACTTTGaagagttttgaaaatttgttcTTAACTTGTTTGTTCTTTGATTTACTCTTCATTATTTATACTTGTGCATTTTACATTACCTTGaagagttttgaaaatttatctttaactTGTTTATGCATTAATTtgttaatcaaattatttttgctTCTCTTACTCTACACCTTTAACATTTGAGGATTCTACTTTACCTTGAAGAGTTTGTGAAATTAGTTTTCGTATTGTTTATTCATTAATTCATTAACTTATTGTTAGCACAATTTGGttgaaaaacacaaatttagaaaattgttttgaacttgtcttcatttaaaaagtttCTAGATTACCTtcattaaaagtttaatttaaggaaaagaattttttttataaatccAATTCATCCCGCTCTTGGATATTTCCTCATTATTATTGAGCTAATATTCCTAACAACTAATCCCAAAAGCTATTTTATAGgtaataaaatagaaataggccaattgattgaaatttgacagaagagaaagaaattaaaaaatatatataaggaGAAAAAGAGATATCAACAAAGgcgagaaaaagaaaagagggtGAAGAAAATGAGGACACCATTTAGGAGAACATTGACGTCGGTGACAaaattgagagagagagagtgtgGTGGAGTGAGAGAAGAGAGGAGTTGTGACATAAGAAAAATGAGGACTACTAATATGGCATTATAACTTTGATACCATgaagaaattttaacaaacTTTGAAGAATTTTGGGTAGAATAAGGATGAGAAAAAGATGAGgagtaaaggaagaaaagaaaaaggaatgaCTAATTTTATTGGGTTTTTTATGTGTATTTTACATCAAGATTGTAATGTTTATATACACAAAGTTGAAAAGGTTCTATAAAGTCTTCCAACGGTAACAACAAATTAAGGAAACAAAATCAAGGATTCAAAATTGAGTTGATTGCTGCTTGATGAGTTGTGTTTTATTTGTTGTGTTGTGGTATTGAGTCTTCCAACAGTCTTGTGTTAAGTTTCCTACTAAAATTTTGCACATgtgttttatttgttgtttACTGTCTTTGATTCAATGTTGTTGCATAggttttcttgcttttatAATCCTTGGTGAGGCTGAGTTACTTTTACAAGGTACATTGGTGCATGTCCTTAATAATTAAGATGGATTCCTAGCAATCAAACTGCTTTTAGGGAATTCATTAAGAATTCATTTCGGAGCTAAATCAATAAACAAAGCAACAAGCAATACTATAGACTAGATCGATGGGGTCCTTATTAGCACAAATGATCATGTTACCAAATTCTTCAGCTTATTCCTACCCTGTACCCTGGACAACAATCAAAAGCCATTTCTCCCCATGCCACACAACATATCAAACCTTGTTTCCCCCTAGAACAGTCACCCAGCCACAATACAACCCATCCTAGCACTCTATCATCAGACATCCCCTGTCAACTCACTTAACAACACAAACAACCACAAATTTAAACATTACAAACACAAATACGGGTACTGCAACATAAGAACATCGCCACTCCTCCCATTTCTTACCtaatctttgttttttttttctcaatcaaGCTAAAGACATAATGCAttgaaatagaaaaacaataaCTAAAATCTAAATATTGGAACATAAAAAGCTAGAAATATTGGAACAAATTAGGTGGAAAATATTCATGAAATACACAATAATATTGGAACAAGAAAAGCTTGAAGTACACAACAATACAAAGAAAACCCATAAAGATTATCATATGGTTGGAAATTatacattaaaaatttttaaaattgatttgaatttaaactaaaaaaataaagatttattgaataaatatttaagaagaagaagtagaGATCAATGATGGGATTTCAGTAAGAAGAAGAGGCTTTGTGCAATGTGAGCGGCTAGGGTTTCTAGAGGTGACGAGAAGATgacattataaaaaatttggtTTTTTCCGACGaaaaattttcgttggaaatttccaatggattttcaatggaattccaacggaaatttaaaaaatttttgatcaatttttttcaacggatttccaacgaaaaaattttgttggaaaaatttttggcgagcaaaaaaaaaaaaggaaaccaTCATTTCTGATGgaatttccaacagaattttAGTTGGAAaattccaacgaaaaatttttcattggaaaaatttttggcaagaaaaaaaaataggagaCCACCATGTCTAACggaatttccaacggaattttcgttggaaatctGTTAGAAAGTTCTaggagtaaaaaaaatttaaaatccgGTTGAAGTTTCCAACGGAAATTCCGTTGAAAAATTCTGTtggtaataataatttttatttttattaaaatatttaaattttttataaattttattaatcttttataaaaaattgatattattaaaagaaaatatattcatatgtgaagtttataatatttaaaagtttaattatgtattcttttgcttaattttttacttttttttaaacattattgaataagaaattataaattaataatttcaaattaattgattctataacattaaaaaattgatgaaaagaagaaaataaatatttaaattttttaaaaaacacatGATAAGATctaataagaaattttaaaaaaatactaatgCTTTATGTATGTTTTAgagttaattagttaatatatataaattaagaagATAGATATATAATGAACTTattcatttaatatatttaaaatatattagtttattatatcTATGTATACAAATTAGAATGATAGCTATATTAAACTATAGATATAAACCTGcattattaaaagaaaaaaccttattgtattaatattaaattacaagTTATATTCTTTAACTGATATAACTTTataagttaatatatatatatatatatatatgtatgtatatgagATATTTAAATATCCTACATAAACTAAATCCATTAATACAACTATACTTTATTTagacatttatttattttgtttcatatGTATGTTTCATTTGCCAaggtttatatattttttataaatattctcCTAAATTCAAATCCTTTCtataactaaatattttttttaaaatatatatttttgctttattatctttttgctattattatttacatacTTTTTTGTTTGCATTAATTTcctaactctaaaaatattacctagagattttttataatattatgctaacataatttgaattcaatCTTATACAATTACACAATAATCCTAAGAACAAACAAAATGGACAAACTCAAGCCACAACagatttatataaaaaaaataaaacctttACTTGACTTGGACTTAAATTGTGACCCAAGAAAATCGATCCACGTAAGAACGTCCCAGGCTTGTCTCTTCAACCCAGTGTGCTTTACACCAAACGCATCGTTTGGTGCTTATGCGACAATTTCTCTATCTCTCAAAACTTTTAATAAATTCACATAAAATCTACAGACATCAACATTTGTGGAAATAAAATACgataaagaaatttaattattatttttcttatatatattgtagagaaacaaaaaatattgatattctTAATGAAACATATAATAAGTAAATGTAATTAGAGTGAGTTGAAAATACCAATTGTGGTATATGAAGATAATTAGCGCAAgtcaaaataaagaaaacgaCTTCAACCCACTATTCCCGAAATCACTGTTTCAATTTCCCGCCTATCCCCATTTGGTCGAAAATTTCGTTCCCTCTCCattttggaaattaattaattaaataaaacaaaccCTTCCTCTGCGGCCCCCATCCCCCCCCGCGCGGCCCTCGCCCCCCTTCCCATCATCATTTTGCTCCTCGTGCAAATAATCGCCCCATTCCCCGAGTTTCAGCTTCCCACTCTCCTCTCTCTATCTCCAACGCCTGGCCCAAATATGAGGAAGTCACCGATGGCTCTCATGAAGAAGAGAGCACTCAAGTCTCTCGTGGAGGTAAGCGCAAAAATAACTCTGCCTCTGGAGCTTCCAAGTCTAAACGAAGCCGACAAGAACTGGACTCGAAAACTTCGCCGTTCAAATCGGAAAGTGAAGACGTCGGGGTCCTTGGCGGCGATGAGAGCGGCTGCCAAACGACGACGTCAAAGTTGAAAGTGACCAGACGAGCTGTGAAAGATAATGAGGACGAGGAGCAGGATGCCAGGTTGATCGACGAACCGGTCCCTGACGAGGAGGCAAGACGGCGCCGGCCAAAACGCTACCAGGGGGTGGTACTATATAAACAAACAATAAACAATTgcttctttcatttcttttttgggaAAAGTTGAATCTTTTAAAGATTTCTATCCATTTTGAATTTACTCGTAGGGAAGGTAGGTTATGTAGTATATTTCCTTctgaatgattttttttttttaatttatttgcatTCTGAATTGAATTTCAATTCTCTTTatgttcaggggcaaaaaCAAGATGTTTCAAAGAATTCCAAAGAGTAAGTAAAATACATCAATCTGTAAgccaattttcttttgtttatttacaATATTGCATCTATTATATAACTCATTTAAGGGTCGTTTGctattcttttcaaaaaaaattatttttgaattgtttCCAATTAATAGCAACATGGAACATGTTTCGGTTAATGAAATGTGGGTGCATAACTTTGGCTCTAAAGACATGGTAGAGGCAATGACTAAGTGGTGGGAATATGgttattaaaaaattgatattattaacagcaaatatattcatatgtgaagtttataatatttaaaagtttaattatgttttcttttgcttaattttttacttttttttaaacattattgaatcagaaattataaaaatttgttttgattgATTAAGAAACATGCTGtcagaaaaaaagaatagagCAATGATAGaagttaaaataaacaatattaGGGATTGTAAAGGCATGTCAAGAGAATGGATCACGAATGAAATCTAGGATCTCTTTATTGATACGGTATGGGGTGTAGAAGAATGGCAAGACAAATcgaaaaaaacaaagcaaaatcGTTTAATGGCAAAAGAATGAAGCATCCCAAAGCAGATTGACGGTTTAGCTCTATTTGTGTTAAACTTTTTGTAGATATTATGTGTTAGAGTAATtttgaattgtatgaatttgattttgaatttcaatgtttaatatgtgtttcttttatataatatgGAATTCAAATGTCGATGTGATCGgatgttttattatcaaaatggaaattgattttttttttgggaaagCAATTTTTggtattatttttgaaaaattggtAATCTAGTGAAATAAATTTCATTGGAAAAGCatttctaattaaaaattctATTGCAAATActtttttgaatataaaagaATTCTGTTGGAATTtcatttccaacggaattccTTTGAAAATAAGCATGTCCAACGAAATTTAATCTATTCCCAACTGAATTGTTCATTGAAAAAGgcttatttttttgtaatgaGAAGAAATGTAACTTCCCCCTTGCAATGAGAAAGTtacatttcttccattttcaaTGAGAGTCACATTTCCATTGATCATGAGAAGGACATTCttgtgataaaattttaaatcaaatatgataATGTGCTGCTTACTTGTCATATGATAACTTCATCCATCATGATGATACATTAACATGTCATGTTGGATGCATATGGATAAAAAATGACAATTATCATTAAGACAAATAACACAATTACATTTTGATTAGTTCCAaaggtttatttaatttaaaataaaactttaaagattcaattgaatgtaataaaagattaaagatttatttaaataatcttatataatttaacaacattttagatattaaaatttttttttcacaacatcCTTTTATAAACCAACAATAGGAAGGATGAAAGTGAAAGTCAGGTAAAGCATTCACCgtaaaaaaaagacaaattagacaaaaaaaaaaaaaaaaggctggCGAACTTCAAAATTAGacgtttttaaaaaatcaaaactattCTTTCATTTTGGCGCGAAAATAGCAGAAGATATGGCCGGTAAATTTTCACTGGACGAAAGCACCCTCCACAATGCTCAAAAAGACATTCTAGAATGTTGAAAAACAATGTAATTCAATGCGTCAAACGAGaataattttacccttggaAAAGGCACCACAAAATTCCCGCCGATTCATAACCCTAAATtctctcttcaattttcttttcgcTGCCAATTCCTAACGCTCCGTCAATGGCAGAAGATGAGGCCATCGATCCGATCCGACCCGAATTCCCGACAGGAAGGGTAAAAAGGATCATGAAACTTGACAAGGACATCAACAAGATCAACTCAGAGGCCTTATTCCTCGTCTCATGTTCCACCGACCTTTTCCTCCGGTTCCTCGCCGAGCGATCGGCCGAAGTCGCTAccgagaagaaaaagaagacgGTGAAGCTCGACCACCTCAGAACCGCCGTTAAAAGGCATAGACCGACGAGCGATTTCCTTCTCGACTCGCTTCCTATGCCAGCCGAGTCAACTCAGTCCGCTGCGCGCACGGTGACCGAACGAGAGCCTTCCCGGCCCGTTGCTGATAAAACCGCCGCGGCAGGAACTCGCCGCATTGACCATTTCTTTCGTAAGCCAGGAAATGAAGCTCCGATTCAGATAAACGATGCATagttcttttttattaacaaaatttgTATTAAATGTTGGTTTGGTTTTGACAAATTTCCTTCTAGTCGAATCTGTAATAGTTATTAAATTAGGAGCAAGGAACACTCTAGCTATTTGATTATCAAGCACcaaaaaagcaagaaaattgaaatattttccattttatttttcattgcaATGAAAATTCGTTTAACCTAAGAATTGGAACAAAAGCACAACAGATAAATACAtaataagtattttttttatcctcGAGGCTCAAACTGACTCAATAAACTGAATTTATTTTCTGCAGAACATATTACAATTACTTGTGATTATATTCAGAATGGAATCTCATAACTTCAAGGTGATAAGGGCCCGGAAAATGTTGAAACCACTGAAGCTGTTTCATCTCTTTGCTGTATGAAATTGGGTCGAGGAAATATCCTTTTTCCTTGCaccttcttttcttcttttatgtAGGATATGCCTTGAGTTGCTGAGTTTATGCTGTTTGATCCTAAGTGTTGGATACTCAGAGAAAGCCTCCGGTTTAAAGGGGTTGCATTGCCAAAACCTCCATTTAAACTCCTGTTTGAAAGGCGCCGATTGCTGGTGGCTGGCCTCGATGCAATGAAATTTTCTTGCTCAACGACTACCTGGCCTTGGACCTTCTTTATGTCCTGAAAAAAATGATGCTCCTTATTAGAAAAGTAGGTATGTAATAAACAAGCCATTATGAATGTTGAATTCTAGTTTGGTTGAATGTGGAATTATACTGACCCGTTGCctttgcttttcttcttctctttcttgccTAAACTGGTTGTACTCTTCCAACATTCCCATAAGCGGTACCTAGATAGCCATGGATGTCATTTCCCAAATTCCCAAATAGCAGCTTGTTTGGTTAATTACATCGTGCATGAGATATTATAccaaaaacttaatttcaAGTTAGTGTATAGAGCATTTTTTA containing:
- the LOC18609018 gene encoding nuclear transcription factor Y subunit gamma — encoded protein: MAEDEAIDPIRPEFPTGRVKRIMKLDKDINKINSEALFLVSCSTDLFLRFLAERSAEVATEKKKKTVKLDHLRTAVKRHRPTSDFLLDSLPMPAESTQSAARTVTEREPSRPVADKTAAAGTRRIDHFFRKPGNEAPIQINDA